A stretch of Phytoactinopolyspora mesophila DNA encodes these proteins:
- a CDS encoding TetR/AcrR family transcriptional regulator produces the protein MAERGRPRAFDRQAALRGAMELFWEYGYEGTSIKDLTHVMGINPPSLYAAFESKEVLFREAIALYASTDGAVTDRALREEPTARGAIEAMLRGNAGLYARPGRSGGCMFVLAATNCNARSEEIREFLAAERRKTVMAVEDRLERAISEGELPPGTDTAGVAGFYGGVLHGISIEARDGVPRARLESIVDSAMAAWSVLTGTRQLAGGGA, from the coding sequence ATGGCTGAACGTGGACGCCCGCGGGCGTTCGACCGGCAGGCAGCTTTGCGCGGGGCTATGGAGCTCTTCTGGGAGTACGGCTATGAGGGCACGTCGATCAAAGACCTGACTCATGTCATGGGTATCAACCCGCCCAGCCTTTATGCGGCGTTCGAGAGCAAGGAGGTGCTCTTTCGCGAGGCGATCGCCCTGTACGCGTCCACGGACGGTGCGGTCACGGATCGCGCGCTGCGTGAGGAGCCCACAGCTCGGGGCGCCATCGAAGCCATGTTGCGCGGCAACGCCGGACTCTACGCACGGCCGGGTCGTTCCGGCGGATGTATGTTCGTTCTGGCCGCAACCAATTGCAACGCCCGTAGCGAGGAGATCCGCGAGTTCCTGGCAGCGGAACGCAGGAAGACTGTGATGGCAGTCGAGGACCGGCTCGAGCGTGCGATCAGCGAGGGTGAACTGCCGCCCGGGACTGACACCGCGGGTGTGGCCGGCTTCTACGGCGGCGTGCTGCACGGCATATCGATCGAGGCTCGCGACGGGGTCCCCCGAGCGCGGCTGGAATCCATCGTCGACTCGGCTATGGCCGCATGGAGCGTTCTGACCGGAACGCGGCAGCTTGCCGGTGGCGGTGCGTGA
- a CDS encoding Lrp/AsnC family transcriptional regulator → MSESVTLDPVDWRILAILQDDASITNKALADRVGLPTSSCHERVRRLRAAGVISGVKAVVDPAAVGRGLQAFIAIRLRPHRRDLVEVFTAAVLALPETLALYNVSGPEDFFLHVAVSDSADLQRIIMDQLATRPEVGHAQTHLIFDRPLTAAVRPRTSG, encoded by the coding sequence ATGTCTGAATCAGTGACTCTGGATCCGGTTGATTGGCGAATTTTGGCCATTCTCCAGGACGACGCTTCGATCACCAACAAGGCTCTCGCCGATCGGGTCGGCCTGCCGACCTCGTCGTGCCACGAACGAGTGCGAAGGCTCCGGGCCGCGGGTGTGATCTCGGGGGTGAAGGCCGTGGTGGACCCCGCCGCTGTCGGGCGCGGGCTGCAGGCCTTCATCGCCATCCGGTTGCGGCCACACCGCCGTGATCTCGTGGAGGTGTTCACCGCCGCGGTTCTCGCCTTGCCTGAGACACTCGCCCTGTACAACGTCTCGGGCCCGGAAGACTTCTTCCTGCACGTGGCGGTCTCCGACAGCGCGGACCTACAGCGGATCATCATGGACCAGCTGGCGACTCGCCCTGAGGTGGGTCACGCGCAGACACACCTGATCTTCGACCGGCCGTTGACTGCGGCGGTGCGCCCCCGCACCTCCGGTTGA
- a CDS encoding LysE family translocator: MPTTPSSYGNRSVHGSLMFPDRWLPFVGVLLLVLCTPGPDFLVVLRHSLSGPSTGYRAVGGVVTGLTLHTMIAVVGLAAIIAAHPPVFHGVRLAGAAYLTWLGIASLRSFLARRRSLATGGKPDTEQAIMAPAGHPFRDGVLTNTLNPKAILFFVGLLPQFVTPGSSVVGQIVFFAVTTIMLAAIWLTLLVQVIGKAMTLLNRPSVRSSLDALTAAAFFGLAASLTW, encoded by the coding sequence ATGCCCACCACACCCTCTTCGTATGGCAACCGCTCTGTACACGGCTCGCTGATGTTTCCGGATCGCTGGCTTCCCTTCGTGGGCGTGCTGCTGCTCGTGTTGTGTACGCCCGGACCGGACTTTCTCGTTGTGCTACGACACTCGCTGAGCGGCCCGTCGACGGGCTATCGCGCCGTGGGCGGCGTCGTCACCGGCCTCACGCTGCACACCATGATCGCCGTCGTCGGGCTGGCAGCGATCATCGCCGCACATCCACCCGTGTTCCACGGAGTGCGCCTTGCCGGGGCGGCTTACCTGACGTGGCTCGGCATCGCATCGCTGCGGAGCTTTCTTGCCCGGCGCCGATCGCTCGCGACCGGCGGCAAGCCCGACACCGAGCAGGCGATCATGGCACCCGCCGGCCATCCGTTCCGCGACGGCGTCCTGACCAACACACTCAACCCGAAGGCGATCCTCTTCTTCGTCGGCCTCCTACCGCAGTTCGTCACCCCAGGAAGCAGCGTCGTCGGCCAGATCGTGTTCTTCGCCGTCACCACGATCATGCTGGCCGCGATCTGGTTGACGTTGCTCGTTCAGGTGATAGGCAAGGCAATGACGCTGCTCAACCGCCCGAGCGTCCGGAGCTCCCTCGACGCCTTGACGGCCGCGGCCTTCTTCGGACTGGCTGCCTCCCTCACCTGGTGA
- a CDS encoding FAD-binding dehydrogenase, with product MSYEADVVVVGAGLAGLVATAELVDAGRRVALVDQEPAASLGGQAHWSFGGLFMVNSPEQRRLGIRDSVELAWRDWLGTAGFDRPEDYWPTEWARAYVEFAGGEKRAWLRSEGVSLFPIVQWAERGGGHADGPGNSVPRFHVTWGTGPGVLEPFLRRLSAAEDDGRVTTRYRHRVGELILDGGAVHGVRGEVLAPSTAERGAPSSRDVVGEFEIRAPAVIVAAGGIGANADLVRQNWPSWCGQPPARMLSGVPDHVDGRMLGVAEAAGGQIINPDRMWHYPEGLTNYAPVWSNHGIRLLSGPSPMWVDARGRRLPFPIYPGYDTLAAVGHIARSGHGHSWLVLNRRIASKEFALSGSEQNPDLTGRDIRGVLERRGSVMTGPVGEFLRRGADFVIRNTVSELVEGMNERTDEPLIEAGVLEREIAGRDGQFRAGLGKDAQLAAIRAARRYVGDRLVRVVPPHALLDPDAGPLVAVKLSILTRKTLGGLHTDLSARVLGESGSPVPGLYAAGEAAGFGGGGMHGYRALEGTFLGGCLFTGRVAGRAAAAAGA from the coding sequence ATGTCGTATGAGGCCGATGTGGTGGTAGTCGGTGCCGGCCTGGCCGGCTTGGTCGCGACGGCGGAGCTGGTGGATGCCGGCCGGCGCGTCGCCCTGGTCGACCAGGAGCCCGCGGCCTCGCTCGGCGGTCAGGCGCACTGGTCGTTCGGTGGGCTGTTCATGGTCAATTCCCCGGAACAGCGTCGGCTCGGCATCCGTGACTCGGTCGAGCTGGCCTGGCGAGACTGGCTCGGCACCGCCGGATTCGACCGTCCGGAGGACTACTGGCCGACGGAGTGGGCGCGTGCCTACGTCGAGTTCGCCGGCGGCGAGAAGCGCGCTTGGTTGCGCTCCGAGGGCGTCAGCTTGTTCCCCATCGTGCAATGGGCCGAGCGCGGTGGCGGCCACGCCGATGGCCCGGGGAACTCGGTGCCTCGGTTCCATGTGACCTGGGGGACGGGGCCGGGCGTACTCGAGCCATTCCTCCGCCGGCTGAGTGCTGCCGAGGACGACGGACGCGTGACTACCCGGTACCGGCATCGCGTCGGCGAGCTCATCCTCGACGGGGGCGCGGTTCATGGCGTGCGCGGGGAGGTGCTGGCACCCAGCACAGCGGAGCGAGGCGCACCCAGCTCCCGGGACGTCGTCGGCGAGTTCGAGATCCGGGCGCCCGCGGTGATCGTGGCGGCTGGCGGCATCGGGGCAAATGCCGACCTGGTCCGGCAGAACTGGCCCTCATGGTGCGGACAGCCACCGGCCCGGATGCTGTCCGGCGTCCCCGATCACGTCGACGGCCGGATGCTCGGTGTGGCCGAGGCAGCCGGCGGGCAGATCATCAACCCGGATCGGATGTGGCATTACCCGGAAGGGCTCACCAACTATGCCCCTGTCTGGAGCAACCACGGTATCCGGCTGCTGTCCGGGCCCTCGCCCATGTGGGTCGATGCGCGTGGGCGACGGCTGCCGTTTCCGATCTATCCCGGCTACGACACGCTCGCGGCGGTAGGACACATCGCCCGCAGTGGCCACGGCCATTCCTGGCTCGTTCTCAATCGCCGGATCGCCAGCAAGGAGTTCGCGCTGTCCGGCTCCGAACAGAATCCCGACCTCACCGGACGCGACATTCGCGGAGTGCTGGAGCGCCGGGGGTCGGTGATGACCGGGCCGGTTGGCGAGTTCTTGCGTCGTGGTGCCGACTTCGTGATCCGGAACACGGTCTCGGAACTGGTCGAAGGGATGAACGAACGTACTGACGAGCCGCTCATCGAGGCTGGTGTCCTAGAACGGGAGATCGCCGGGCGAGACGGCCAATTCCGGGCCGGGCTCGGCAAGGACGCTCAGCTCGCGGCGATCCGCGCGGCCCGCCGGTACGTCGGCGACCGGCTGGTGCGCGTGGTGCCACCACATGCCCTGCTGGACCCCGACGCCGGACCGCTCGTTGCCGTCAAGTTGTCAATACTCACCCGGAAGACCCTGGGTGGCCTGCACACCGACCTGTCGGCCCGGGTGCTCGGCGAATCCGGATCACCGGTGCCGGGTCTCTACGCCGCCGGCGAAGCCGCGGGATTCGGCGGCGGGGGAATGCACGGATACCGTGCGCTCGAAGGAACCTTTCTCGGCGGCTGCCTTTTCACCGGCCGGGTAGCCGGCCGGGCAGCCGCAGCGGCCGGGGCCTGA
- a CDS encoding SDR family NAD(P)-dependent oxidoreductase produces the protein MDKLSGKVALVTGGSRGIGAAIATRLASDGADVALTYRSAADKAADVAQQIAFEGARSLTLEADAADPAAVTESISKTVGEFGRLDILVTNAGIFPYGPLAQVTTEEIDQTLAVHVRGVFIAAQAAAAHMTDGGRIISIGSCYAERVPVPDVTLYSMTKSALTGLTKGLARDLGPRGITANVVHPGPTDTDMNPADSPDAEAERTLTALGRYGTGADIAGMVSLLAGPDGAWVTGASIAVDGGYTA, from the coding sequence ATGGACAAACTCAGCGGCAAGGTGGCACTGGTGACCGGAGGAAGCCGCGGCATCGGCGCGGCCATTGCCACCCGGCTCGCCTCAGACGGGGCCGACGTCGCCCTGACGTACCGCTCGGCGGCCGACAAAGCGGCCGACGTCGCCCAGCAGATCGCTTTCGAAGGTGCCCGCTCGCTGACGTTGGAGGCCGACGCGGCCGACCCCGCAGCCGTCACAGAGTCGATCTCGAAGACAGTTGGAGAGTTCGGGCGGCTGGACATCCTCGTCACCAACGCCGGCATCTTCCCGTACGGCCCGCTCGCCCAGGTCACCACCGAGGAGATCGACCAAACGCTGGCCGTCCACGTCCGGGGAGTGTTCATCGCGGCACAAGCCGCCGCCGCTCACATGACGGATGGCGGACGCATCATCAGCATCGGCAGCTGCTACGCCGAGCGAGTCCCAGTACCTGACGTCACGCTGTACTCGATGACCAAATCGGCTCTGACCGGTCTGACCAAGGGGCTCGCCCGGGACCTCGGACCGCGGGGCATCACCGCGAACGTCGTGCACCCCGGCCCCACGGACACCGACATGAACCCGGCCGACTCGCCCGACGCCGAAGCCGAGCGCACACTCACCGCGTTGGGCCGTTACGGCACCGGCGCCGACATCGCCGGCATGGTTTCACTGCTCGCCGGACCGGACGGAGCCTGGGTCACCGGCGCCTCGATCGCCGTCGACGGCGGCTATACCGCCTAA
- a CDS encoding TetR/AcrR family transcriptional regulator, giving the protein MPPNSPDTTPRPAQADAAPRRRLRRAERREQIIDAATKAFAREGGYSHTNLDDVAAVAGVTRMILYRHFDSKTDLYQAVIDRAGERMYAAAVVDGEMDDDSVARVIQWARDDPNGFRILFRHAAREPDFQDDIEQLKASMVTFVRPYLEEITVDHQWTGWTAHMSTVIIIEAIMAWLDTGQPDPEHATDRILDAVGRAVEAIASV; this is encoded by the coding sequence ATGCCGCCGAACAGCCCAGACACCACACCGCGCCCAGCCCAGGCCGACGCCGCCCCGAGGCGCCGGCTACGCCGGGCGGAACGCCGCGAGCAGATCATCGACGCCGCCACCAAGGCTTTCGCCAGGGAGGGTGGCTACAGCCACACGAATCTCGACGACGTAGCGGCCGTCGCGGGCGTCACGCGCATGATCCTCTACCGGCACTTTGACTCCAAGACCGATCTCTACCAAGCCGTCATCGACCGCGCAGGGGAGCGGATGTACGCGGCAGCGGTGGTCGACGGAGAGATGGACGACGACAGCGTCGCCCGGGTGATCCAATGGGCCCGCGATGACCCGAACGGCTTTCGCATCCTGTTCCGGCACGCGGCTCGCGAGCCGGACTTCCAGGACGACATCGAACAACTCAAGGCCAGCATGGTGACTTTCGTGCGGCCGTACCTCGAAGAGATCACCGTCGATCACCAGTGGACCGGCTGGACCGCCCACATGTCCACCGTGATCATCATCGAGGCGATCATGGCCTGGCTCGATACCGGCCAACCGGACCCCGAGCACGCCACCGACCGCATCCTCGACGCGGTCGGGCGCGCGGTGGAGGCAATCGCCTCGGTGTAG
- a CDS encoding MFS transporter, translating into MRFGPPAGRWFLVLALVVVSLNLRGPIVAVSPVLEDIQRDLEITAGSAGLLTSIPVLCFAAVSPLVAVFARRLGVDLTITISLVVLAVGVAIRPWAGFGLLVAGTIMIGAAIAVGNVLIPVLVRRDFPERPGPLLSASTTSLIISATIPAVLTAPLASVIGWRAALAIWACLVVVALAIWSAATQTNRQHQVSPTTPEHDAPTARTPPKPVWRNRSAWELGLFFGIQSFLFYAATAWLPTMLRDAGGLDATAAGTALSVFQLIGIAGAIAVPVLIRRREVRYTVVVVLSVLWVIFLAGLLVAPQAWPVLCALGGLAQGGCLAMGLSLIALRSTTSDAARRVSAMVQTVAYCFSAPGPVVIGGISMTTNGWTTPFSMLIALSIACGVLGIRAASPRSIM; encoded by the coding sequence ATGAGATTCGGGCCACCAGCCGGCCGCTGGTTCCTGGTGCTGGCCCTCGTCGTCGTCAGCCTGAATCTTCGCGGGCCGATCGTGGCGGTGTCGCCAGTCCTCGAGGACATTCAGCGCGATCTCGAGATCACCGCCGGGTCTGCCGGACTCCTCACCTCGATCCCGGTACTCTGTTTCGCCGCGGTGTCGCCGCTGGTAGCCGTCTTCGCCCGTCGACTCGGCGTCGACCTGACCATCACCATCAGCCTCGTCGTACTCGCCGTGGGCGTCGCGATCCGGCCGTGGGCCGGTTTCGGCCTGCTCGTCGCCGGAACCATCATGATCGGAGCGGCGATCGCCGTCGGGAATGTGCTGATCCCAGTCCTGGTCCGCCGTGACTTTCCGGAGCGGCCCGGACCGCTCTTGTCCGCTTCCACCACCTCGTTGATCATCAGCGCCACGATCCCGGCGGTGCTCACCGCACCACTTGCCTCGGTGATCGGGTGGCGCGCGGCATTGGCGATCTGGGCTTGTCTGGTAGTTGTCGCCCTGGCCATCTGGTCGGCTGCCACCCAGACCAACCGGCAGCACCAGGTGAGCCCAACGACTCCTGAGCATGACGCTCCTACGGCCAGAACCCCACCGAAACCGGTGTGGCGAAACCGCTCCGCCTGGGAACTCGGCCTGTTCTTCGGGATTCAGTCGTTCCTGTTCTATGCCGCCACGGCGTGGCTGCCGACCATGCTGCGCGATGCTGGCGGCCTCGACGCCACAGCGGCCGGAACGGCCCTTTCGGTCTTTCAGCTAATCGGCATCGCCGGCGCCATTGCCGTGCCGGTGTTGATCCGCAGGCGGGAAGTTCGCTACACCGTCGTAGTGGTGCTGTCGGTGTTGTGGGTGATCTTCTTGGCCGGCCTTCTCGTGGCACCACAGGCCTGGCCCGTGCTTTGTGCCCTCGGCGGCCTCGCACAAGGCGGATGTCTCGCCATGGGCCTGAGCCTCATCGCGCTCCGTTCCACAACCAGTGACGCCGCGCGCAGGGTTTCTGCCATGGTGCAGACCGTCGCGTACTGCTTCAGCGCTCCGGGACCGGTGGTGATCGGTGGGATCTCGATGACGACCAACGGATGGACAACGCCGTTTTCGATGCTGATCGCCCTTTCGATCGCCTGCGGCGTGCTCGGCATCCGAGCTGCCTCGCCTCGGTCCATCATGTGA
- a CDS encoding endonuclease/exonuclease/phosphatase family protein has product MTHHEMSSAGLDEPLIGPAEHGRVHVMTYNVRYAADDPGHLWEERRPVLAQLLDVERPCVIGTQEGLFGQVADIAADLPSGYEWIGQGREGGSHGEYAAVFFDTRRVLPREYDHVWLSETPGVVGSTTFGNLIPRMATWVRFSDVATAGEFVVVNTHLDHASADARRRGAAQLADLVESMRPAPVIVTGDFNAAAETSEPYLRLVAGAGLVDTWLKAAERRTPAYATFGGYAMPKVGGERIDWILTTPEVTPDVAAINPFRSEGRFPSDHVPVQALLRLPSR; this is encoded by the coding sequence GTGACTCATCATGAGATGTCCTCTGCCGGGCTGGACGAGCCGCTGATCGGGCCTGCGGAGCACGGGCGAGTGCATGTGATGACCTACAACGTGCGTTATGCCGCCGACGATCCCGGTCACCTGTGGGAAGAGCGCCGCCCGGTGCTCGCCCAGTTGCTTGATGTCGAGCGCCCGTGTGTCATCGGCACCCAGGAAGGCTTGTTCGGACAGGTCGCCGACATCGCGGCGGACCTGCCGTCGGGCTACGAGTGGATCGGTCAGGGCCGCGAAGGCGGCAGTCACGGCGAGTACGCGGCGGTGTTCTTCGACACGCGACGGGTCCTGCCACGCGAATACGACCACGTCTGGTTGTCCGAGACGCCAGGTGTCGTGGGATCGACCACGTTCGGCAACCTCATCCCCCGCATGGCTACCTGGGTTCGCTTCTCAGATGTGGCTACGGCGGGTGAATTCGTCGTCGTGAACACCCATCTTGATCACGCCTCTGCCGACGCGCGGCGGCGCGGCGCGGCGCAGCTGGCCGACTTGGTCGAGTCCATGCGGCCGGCACCAGTGATCGTCACCGGAGACTTCAACGCGGCAGCCGAGACCAGCGAGCCTTACCTACGTCTGGTGGCGGGGGCCGGGCTGGTTGACACCTGGCTGAAAGCCGCGGAGCGGCGAACACCGGCCTATGCGACGTTCGGTGGATATGCGATGCCGAAGGTCGGTGGTGAACGTATTGACTGGATACTCACCACGCCGGAGGTCACGCCGGACGTGGCGGCCATCAACCCGTTCCGCTCGGAGGGGCGGTTTCCCTCTGACCATGTGCCGGTCCAGGCCCTGCTCCGGCTCCCCAGCCGCTGA
- a CDS encoding FAD-dependent oxidoreductase, whose amino-acid sequence MDTDTQPVVVVGAGPTGLAAAAHLLERGIEPLVLEAGSTAGAAVAQWHHVRLFSPWSELLDPAATRLLEAHGWQRPDPRTYPTGADWAAHYLQPLAAALGNRVRFHTRVTGVARRGRDRVVDADRESEPLTVHAVAEDQEHRLTARAVVDASGTWTTPNPLGGDGLPALGEEQARSQITYRVPDLSDPRTRERYAGRRIAVAGSGHSALTALVALAGIADEHPGTEIWWLLRRGAVGNVFGGGEADQLPARGALGQRAKAAAAAGHIRTVTGFRTAAVRSMPEGRVVLESFDGQHTEPLDEVIALTGFRPDLSWLSEIRLDLDPVLQAPRALAPLIDPNVHSCGTVYPHGAAELAQPEPGVYLVGMKSYGRAPTFLALTGYEQVRSVVAAVAGDHDAASRVELTLPETGVCSGAGVLDEPSEPESAGCCGPASDIDLSLTVSTP is encoded by the coding sequence ATGGATACGGATACCCAGCCGGTCGTCGTGGTAGGCGCGGGACCCACCGGTCTGGCCGCGGCCGCTCATCTACTCGAACGTGGCATAGAACCGCTGGTCCTGGAGGCCGGTTCGACGGCCGGCGCTGCCGTAGCGCAGTGGCATCACGTCCGCCTGTTCTCACCATGGTCGGAGTTACTGGACCCCGCTGCGACGCGGCTGCTGGAGGCACACGGCTGGCAGCGGCCCGATCCCCGTACCTACCCCACCGGAGCGGATTGGGCAGCCCACTACCTGCAACCACTCGCGGCGGCGCTCGGCAACCGGGTGCGCTTCCACACCAGAGTCACGGGCGTCGCCCGGAGAGGACGCGACCGCGTGGTCGACGCTGATCGCGAATCCGAACCGCTCACCGTGCACGCCGTAGCCGAAGATCAAGAGCACCGCCTGACCGCACGCGCCGTCGTGGATGCCTCCGGCACCTGGACGACACCCAATCCCCTGGGCGGCGACGGGCTGCCTGCCCTCGGCGAAGAGCAGGCACGGTCTCAGATCACCTACCGGGTCCCGGATCTCTCCGACCCGCGGACCCGGGAACGTTATGCCGGCAGGCGGATCGCCGTCGCCGGCAGCGGGCACTCAGCGCTCACCGCGCTGGTTGCGCTAGCCGGAATCGCCGACGAGCATCCCGGCACGGAGATCTGGTGGTTGCTCCGCCGCGGCGCGGTGGGCAACGTCTTCGGCGGAGGAGAGGCCGACCAACTCCCGGCTCGCGGAGCGCTCGGCCAGCGCGCCAAAGCAGCCGCCGCGGCCGGCCACATCCGCACCGTGACGGGGTTCCGCACGGCAGCGGTGCGATCCATGCCGGAAGGCCGCGTCGTCCTCGAGTCCTTCGACGGGCAGCACACGGAACCACTGGACGAGGTGATCGCCCTGACGGGTTTCCGCCCGGACCTTTCATGGCTTTCCGAGATCAGACTGGATCTTGATCCGGTTTTGCAAGCGCCACGGGCACTCGCTCCGCTGATCGACCCGAATGTGCATTCTTGTGGGACGGTCTACCCGCATGGCGCTGCCGAACTGGCCCAGCCCGAACCTGGCGTGTATCTGGTCGGCATGAAGAGCTACGGGCGTGCTCCCACGTTTCTCGCGTTGACCGGTTACGAACAAGTCCGTTCGGTAGTGGCGGCCGTCGCCGGAGATCACGATGCGGCCTCCCGGGTAGAGCTGACCTTGCCCGAAACCGGGGTGTGTAGCGGCGCCGGGGTACTCGACGAGCCGTCCGAACCGGAGTCAGCGGGTTGCTGCGGACCGGCCAGCGACATCGACCTGTCACTGACGGTTTCCACCCCCTGA
- a CDS encoding ABC transporter permease gives MSSIVIPRTRPARLRAALSDSKTMTRRNLVYWSRSPEEIIGGLAFPLVSVLLFGYVFGSAMTVPGDADYREYLLPGLFGMTMVFGLVTTIGAVVTDRDRGVTDRFMAMPIASSAILIGRSGSDTIRASADLVVLIGCGYLVGWRSHGTVWETLAAVGLLLLLRFALIWVGIYIGLVLRSPDSATVLYPLILPFAMVANTFVPPAMMPGWLGTVAEANPMSSTVAATRELFGNPAVPGESWIAQHPLPLAILWPLVLLAVFFPLAVHRYRRARH, from the coding sequence ATGAGTAGCATCGTCATACCCCGCACCAGGCCGGCCCGATTGCGCGCGGCGCTGTCCGACAGTAAGACCATGACCCGCCGCAACCTCGTGTATTGGTCTCGCTCGCCTGAGGAGATCATCGGTGGACTGGCGTTTCCGCTGGTGTCGGTTCTTCTGTTCGGCTACGTGTTCGGCAGTGCGATGACGGTGCCTGGGGACGCCGACTACCGGGAGTACCTGCTGCCCGGCCTGTTCGGGATGACCATGGTGTTCGGCCTGGTGACCACCATCGGGGCGGTGGTCACCGACAGGGATCGGGGGGTCACTGACCGGTTCATGGCCATGCCGATCGCTTCGTCGGCGATTCTGATCGGGCGAAGTGGATCGGACACGATCCGGGCGAGCGCGGATCTGGTCGTGCTGATCGGTTGCGGGTACCTTGTCGGCTGGCGTTCCCACGGGACCGTATGGGAGACGCTGGCAGCGGTAGGGCTCTTGTTGTTGCTTCGATTCGCCCTGATCTGGGTCGGCATCTACATCGGCCTGGTCCTTCGTTCTCCCGACTCCGCGACTGTCCTGTATCCGCTGATCCTGCCGTTCGCGATGGTCGCGAACACCTTTGTGCCACCCGCCATGATGCCGGGCTGGTTGGGCACGGTGGCGGAGGCCAATCCGATGTCGTCGACGGTGGCCGCCACCCGGGAGCTCTTCGGCAACCCGGCGGTTCCCGGTGAATCGTGGATAGCTCAGCATCCTTTACCACTGGCTATCCTGTGGCCGCTGGTGTTGCTTGCCGTCTTCTTCCCGTTGGCCGTGCACCGCTATCGCCGGGCGCGGCACTGA
- a CDS encoding ATP-binding cassette domain-containing protein: MSLLMRAGLLAGRPRGQLVVDAEGLTKRFGATLALDGFDLAVPEGTVCGLLGPNGAGKSTAVRILSTLLRPDGGHASVAGFDVLRDPMQVRYRVGLAGQHPAVDGVLTGRENLEMFARFYRLGPAAARRRASELIEQFDLAEAAGRRPKGYSGGMRRRLDLAISFIMAPPVLFLDEPTTGMDPGHRLEVWKGVRALVAEGATVLLTTHYLDEADQLADSITVIDHGRAIARGAPEELKSALGGDRIDVLVSEPGDVPEVARLLAEVTGDSPEIHEDTRWVGVAADDRVATLARVARALDEHGLAVRDIVLRRPTLDEVFVQVTKDVRP, encoded by the coding sequence ATGAGCCTGCTCATGCGAGCCGGTCTGCTAGCCGGGCGACCACGTGGGCAGCTGGTGGTCGATGCCGAGGGGCTGACCAAGCGGTTCGGTGCCACGCTGGCGTTGGACGGGTTCGACCTCGCCGTTCCAGAGGGCACGGTCTGTGGGCTGCTTGGCCCCAACGGCGCCGGGAAATCCACCGCGGTTCGGATCCTCTCCACTCTGCTGCGGCCCGATGGCGGGCACGCCAGCGTCGCGGGCTTCGACGTGTTGCGAGATCCGATGCAGGTGCGCTACCGGGTCGGCCTCGCCGGTCAGCACCCGGCCGTGGACGGCGTGTTGACGGGGCGGGAGAACTTGGAGATGTTCGCCCGTTTCTATCGGCTAGGGCCGGCGGCCGCTCGGCGTCGGGCCAGTGAGCTGATTGAGCAATTCGATCTGGCGGAGGCGGCCGGGCGGCGCCCGAAGGGCTATTCGGGGGGTATGCGACGGCGCCTCGATCTCGCGATCAGTTTCATCATGGCCCCGCCGGTGCTTTTTCTCGACGAGCCCACCACCGGCATGGATCCAGGACACCGCCTCGAGGTGTGGAAGGGGGTCCGGGCGCTCGTAGCCGAGGGGGCCACCGTTCTTCTGACCACTCACTATCTCGACGAGGCGGACCAGCTGGCCGACTCGATCACCGTCATCGATCACGGCCGCGCGATCGCTCGAGGCGCCCCGGAGGAGCTCAAGTCGGCGTTGGGTGGTGACCGGATCGACGTGCTCGTGAGTGAGCCGGGCGATGTCCCGGAAGTCGCGCGGCTGCTGGCGGAGGTGACGGGCGACAGTCCAGAGATCCATGAGGACACCAGGTGGGTAGGTGTGGCTGCCGACGACCGGGTGGCAACGCTCGCGCGGGTGGCTCGTGCGCTGGACGAGCATGGCCTGGCTGTTCGTGACATCGTTCTGCGCCGGCCCACACTCGATGAGGTGTTCGTGCAGGTCACCAAGGATGTCCGGCCATGA